The following DNA comes from Enterocloster bolteae.
GCGCGTCCCATGACAATGGAGACCCTGAATGCAATCTGTGACTGTGTGGACATTCCGGTGGTGGCCATCGGAGGAATCTGTCTGGATAACATAGGACATCTGGCCGGCAGCCATGCAGCGGGAGCAGCCATTGTTTCAGGCATATTCGGGGCGCCGAATATACGGGAGACCACAGAAAAGCTGGTAAAAGCAATGGAGGAGATAACACGGCTGTCCGGGCAGGACCTGCGGGCCGGCTCAGTGTAAGAAAATGGAAAAAATATAAAAACTTTGTAAAAAACCATTGACATTTGGAAATGGGCTGATTATAATGAGTTCAACATTCAACAAAACATAAAAAACTGTTGAGCAGGAGTAAGTAAGATTGTAATTCCAGGCGCAGAGAGCTTCCGGCCGGTGTAAGGGAGCATTGGATTAGAGTCTGAATGGACCTGCGAGGGCAGCTGGAAACCAGGGTCATAGAGATATGTCTGATGGGAGTATGGGCTGACGGGTATCCCACCGTTACCAGGGAGAACGCATGATGGTGCGTTGCAGAGCGGGCGTATTTTATTTCTTTGTTCGATGACACAGCATCAGGTTAATTTTAACTTGATGCTTTTTTAATTCCCAGACCGGAGAATGGCGGGGAGAGTGCAGGACATGGAAAGCGCCAACCAGGGTGGTACCGCAGAAGCCGGAAGAAGCTTTTGTCCCTGCTGATTACAGATGTAGTCAGCAGGGATAAGGGCTTCTTTTTTTGATGAATGTGATGCCCGGACCCGGGGATGGTGATGGGATCAGAATAAACAGCCGGTTTGAAGGAAAGGAGTTAAGGTAAATGATAATCCCAGCTTGCAATGAAATATTAAGTCTGTCGGGGGAATACGATATAATTCCCATCTGCCGCGAGATTTACGCGGATGTAGTGACACCCATAACACTGCTCAGACGTATAGCGGAGAGGAGCAGCCGTTTTTACCTGTTGGAAAGCATAGAGGGCGGCGAAAAATGGGGACGCTACTCCTTTCTCGGATATAACCCGGTGATGCGCGTTGCCTGCCGCTGCGGGAAGGTCAAGATTGAGAGCCATGTCAGCCGGTTTCCATCCAGGGAAATACAAACAGATCATCCCATGGATGTGCTTCGTGAGATATTGGCACAGTACAAGTCGCCCCGGCTGAAAGGGCAGCCGCCCTTTACCGGTGGATTTGTGGGGTACTTTGCATATGCAATGATTGAGTACGCAGAGCCGACCCTTCATATCAGCAGAGGCGGCGCAAATGACTTTGACCTGATGCTCTTTGACAAGGTCATAGCCTATGACCACCTGAAACAGAAGATACAGATTGTGGTTAACATGAAAACCGGCAGGACAGAGAGGGGAATTTGTGAAGAGCTGGAGCGGTGCAAAGGCCGGAAGCGTTGTGAAGGCCGGGAAAATGGGAACACCTCCGGCGGTCTGGAATATTTGATGAAGGAGTACAAAAGGGCCTGTGAGGAAATACAGGAAATGGCCTCCCTTATCAGTGACACGGCACCTCTTAAGAGGCTGTCCTCGCCGGAGAAACCATCCTTTGTATGCAGTGTTTCCAAAGAAGAGTTCTGCGGTACGGTGGAAAAGACAAAGGAGTATATTCTGGACGGGGATATCTTTCAGGCAGTTATATCCAGACAGTTTACCAGTTCCTATGAAGGCAGTCTGCTGAACGCCTACCGGGTTTTAAGGACGACCAACCCATCTCCTTACATGGTTTATATGAACATAGACCAGGATGAAATCATCAGTACATCCCCGGAAACACTGGTCCGCCTTGAAAACGGGCGCCTTACTACCTTTCCGGTAGCCGGTTCCCGGCCCAGGGGAGCCGGGGACGAGGAGGACAGAAGGCTGGAGGAAGAACTTCTGGCAGATGAAAAGGAACTTTCCGAGCACAATATGCTGGTGGATTTGGGAAGGAATGATATTGGACGCATCGCTGAGTTCGGGTCCGTGGAGGTGACGGAGTACAAGATGATACACAAGTATTCCAAAATCATGCATATCTGTTCCCAGGTGGAAGGAAATATAAAACCCGGCCTGGACGGCTGTTCGGCGGTGGAGGCCCTGCTTCCGGCAGGCACCCTATCGGGAGCGCCTAAGATAAGGGCGTGTGAGATTATTGAAAAACTGGAGTCGGTTCCCCGCGGAATCTACGGGGGAGCCCTGGGATACCTGGATTTTACCGGAAACCTGGACACATGCATCGCCATACGCATGGCGGTAAAGCAGGCAGGAAAGGTTACGGTCCAGGCCGGGGGCGGAATCGTGGCGGACAGTGTTCCGGAACTGGAATACGAGGAATCAGCAAATAAAGCCAAGGCCGTCATTCAGGCCATCCTTCAGGCAGGGGAGGTAGACGACAGATGATCGTATTAATTGATAATTATGACAGCTTTTCCTATAACCTGGTACAGATGATTGGGAGTATTGAGCCGGATATAAAGGTAGTCCGCAACGACCAGGTAACCGTGGATGACATAGAAAGCATGAAACCAAGCCACCTGATACTGTCGCCCGGACCGGGATATCCCCGGGATGCCGGCATACTGGAGGAAGCAGTGATAAAGCTTAAGGGAAAAATGCCCATTCTGGGCGTGTGCCTGGGACATCAGGGTATATGCGAGGCATTCGGCGGAACCATTGCCCATGCAAAGAAGCTGATGCACGGAAAGCAGAGCGATATCAGGCTGGACAGTCATATAAAGGAAGAAAAGTCCGGACTTCCGGAAAAGATGGGATGCGGATGCCGGTTATTTGAAGGTCTGCCGTCCGTTATACCGGCTGCCAGATATCATTCCCTGTCCGCAGTGCCTGAGAGCCTGCCCGAGGAACTGGAAGTGGTGGCCCTGGACTGTATGGAAGGAGAGGTCATGGCAGTTTCGCACAGGGACTATCCCATATACGGGCTGCAGTTCCATCCCGAATCCATATTAACGCCGGATGGAAGGAAGATACTGGAAAACTTCCTTAATATCGGGATGATACAGGCAATGTAAATGGTGAGAGACAAACAAAACAGAAATAAAAATCAGGCATTGTAAAAAAGGAGAATGACTATGATACAGAAAGCAATTCATGAATTGGTAGAAAATAAGAATCTGGATTTTGAAACAACCAAGGAGGTTATGGATGAAATCATGAGCGGAAACGCCACCCAGGCGCAGATATCCTCATTTCTCACAGCCCTGAGGATGAAGGGAGAGACCATTGATGAGATTACGGCCTGCGCCACTGTTATGCGTGATAAGGCGGTAAAGCTGTCGCCACCCTTTCCGGTGATGGACATTGTGGGAACAGGAGGAGACGAGGTGGGAACCTTTAATATTTCCACCACCAGCGCATTTGTGGCTGCCGCCGGAGGCATACGGGTGGCAAAACATGGAAACCGCAGCGTATCCAGTAAGAGCGGCGCGGCAGATGTGCTGGAAAGACTGGGGGCAGAGCTGGCTCTGACGGCGGAACAGGCTGAAACTGTTTTAGAGGACACTGGAATGTGCTTCCTGTTCGCGCCGGCATACCATTCTTCTATGAAATATGCGGCTCCTGTGAGGAAAGAAATAGGAATCAGAAGTATATTTAACATATTAGGCCCCCTGTCCAATCCGGCAGGCGCATCCATGCAGCTGTTAGGGGTGTACAGCCGGGATTTGGTGGAACCGCTGGCCCAGGTGCTGGCTAACCTGGGAGTTACCAGGGGAATGGTGGTATGCGGGGGAGACGGACTGGATGAAGCGACACTTACCGGCCCCACCCATGTATGTGAAATCCGTTACGGGAAAATTACGGCTTATGATATGACGCCTGAGGAATTGGGCCTGACCGTATGCAATCTGGAAGAACTCATCGGAGGAACACCAGAGGAGAATGCACAGATAACAAGGAATATCCTGTCCGGAAGCCTGAAAGGACCGAAGCGGGATGTAGTGGTTTTGAACGCGGCCATCAGCTTATATCTGGGAATTGATGACTGCACGGTGAGGGACTGTGTCAAGACGGCACAGGACATGATTGATTCCGGAGCAGCCATGGCTAAGATGGAAGAATTTATCCAGGCAACCAAAAAAGCAGCAGGAGAGGTGAAGGCGTCATGATACTGGATACCATTGCCCGGTCCGCCGGGAAACGGGTGGAGCAAAGGAAGCAGGTAAAACCGCTGGAACAGGTGATGAAGGAAGCTTTTAAATGCAGAGAGAGAGAAGGCATTAAAAGGGAAGATATTAAAGGGGAAGACGGAACAGGCGGAGGATATTCTTTTAAGGCGGCGCTGTCTAAACCGGGAGTCTCCTTTATCTGTGAGGTTAAAAAGGCTTCGCCCTCAAAGGGACTGATTGCTCCTGATTTTCCTTATGTGGAAATAGCCAGACAATACCAGGAAGCCGGCGCAGATGCCGTATCCGTATTGACCGAGCCTGAATTCTTTTTAGGAGCTGACCGATACCTGGAGGAAATCCATGGTGAGATAGGCCTTCCGCTGCTGCGCAAGGATTTTACCGTGGACGAATACCAGATTTATGAGGCAAAGGTGCTGGGAGCCTCCGCTGTCCTGCTGATCTGTTCCCTTTTGGACATGGAACAGCTCAAACGGTATATGGGCATCTGCGGCAGACTGGGCCTTAACTCCCTGGTGGAAGCCCATACGGACCGGGAAGTGGCTATGGCAGCAGAGGCAGGGGCCGATATCATTGGAATCAATAACCGCAATCTGGACACGTTTGAGGTAGACTTCACAAACGCCCTGAGGCTCAGGAAGCTGGTGGACCGGGGCACCATATTTGTGGCAGAGAGCGGAATCAGGACGCCTGAGGATATAGAGCTTTTGGCGGAGAACCAGGTAGATGCGGTTCTTGTGGGAGAGACACTGATGCGGGCGGCAGATAAAAAGCAGGCTCTCAGGGAACTTAAGTCCCGGATACGGTAGGGCCGGACATGAACCGGGACAGATAGAGGAAACAGGACAGATAGGGAATCAGAACAGATAGAGGAAACAGAGCAGGGAGATGAATGATGAAGACATGCAGGCTTAAGATATGCGGTCTCAGCCGGTTTGGAGATATACTGGCGGCCAATGACATTCTGCCGGACTATATCGGCTTTGTATTTGCCGAGAGCAGCCGCAGGGTTACGCCTGATAAGGCCGCCCAGTTAAGGCGGGAGCTGGATAAGAGAATCAGAGCCGTGGGCGTATTTGTCAAAGCGCCCATGGAGGAGATACTGGAGCTGGCAGGGCACCGGGAAAAGGAAAGGGTGATTGACCTGATACAGCTCCACGGAGATGAGGATGAGGCTTACATAAGACAACTGAAGAAACACACCCCGCTTCCGGTCATCAAGGCGGTGCGGGTCAGAAGCAGGGAACAGATTTTAAAAGCCCAGGAGCTGTCCTGCGATTACCTGCTTCTGGACACCTATACAAAGGGCAGGTACGGAGGCAGCGGCACCCAGTTTGACTGGAATATGATACCGGAGTTAAAAAAGCCTTATTTCCTGGCAGGCGGCATCCATCTGGGCAACATAAGACAGGCGGCATCCCATGGACCCTACTGCATTGATGTCAGCAGCGCGGTGGAAACAGGGGGCAGGAAGGACAGAAGGAAGATGGAGGAAATAGCCCAGGTCCTGCGGTAAAAAATCGTTTAAAAAGGAGAAACAGAAATGTCAAGAGGAAGATTTGGAATCCATGGCGGCCAGTTCATACCGGAAACACTGATGAGCGCTGTTACGGAATTGGAAGAAGCATATGAGTATTATAAAAAGGATCCACAGTTTAAGGCTGAGTTAAAGTATCTGCTGGAGGAATACACAGGCCGTCCGTCACGTCTCTACTATGCAGAGAAGATGACAAAGGACCTGGGCGGGGCCAGGATTTACCTGAAACGAGAGGACTTAAACCACACCGGTTCCCACAAAATCAACAACGCACTGGGGCAGGTCCTTCTGGCCAAAAAGATGGGAAAGACCAGGGTTATAGCCGAGACAGGAGCCGGACAGCACGGTGTGGCCACTGCCACCGCAGCAGCCCTGTTGGGTCTGGAATGCGAGGTTTACATGGGCAAGGAGGATACGGACCGCCAGGCACTTAATGTATACCGTATGGAGCTGTTAGGGGCCAAGGTGCATCCGGTGACCAGCGGAACCCAGACATTAAAGGATGCTGTCAATGAAACGCTCAGGGAGTGGACTAACCGTATCTCTGATACACATTATGTCATAGGTTCTGTCATGGGTCCCCATCCCTTCCCCATGATGGTAAGGGATTTCCAGAGTGTTATCAGCAGGGAAATCAAAGAGCAGCTTATGGAGAAGGAAGGAAAGCTTCCCGATATGGTAATTGCCTGTGTGGGCGGCGGAAGCAATGCAATGGGAGCCTTTTATGAATTTATAGATGAAAAGGACGTGAAGCTGGTAGGCTGCGAGGCAGCGGGCCGGGGTGTGGAGACAGAGCAGACCGCAGCTACCATAGCAACAGGCCGTCTGGGCATTTTCCACGGCATGAAATCTTATTTCTGCCAGGATGAGTATGGACAGATTGCACCAGTGTATTCCATCTCAGCTGGTTTGGATTATCCGGGTATCGGGCCGGAGCACGCGCAGCTGCATGACAGCGGCAGGGCACAGTATGTTCCTGTGACAGATGATGAGGCAGTGGATTCCTTTGAATATCTGTCACGTATGGAAGGAATCATACCGGCAGTGGAGAGCGCGCACGCGGTGGCCTATGCCAGGAAGATAGCTGGTTCCATGGATAAAGACCAGATTATTGTTATCAATCTTTCCGGCAGGGGAGACAAGGATGTGGCGGCAATTGCCAGATATAAGGGGGTAGAACTCTATGAATAGGATACAGCAGGTTTTTGAGAATAAGAAGGCATTCATACCTTTCATAACAGCAGGCGACCCGGACCTTTCCGTGACAGAGGCCCTTGTGCCGGCCATGGCAGAGGCAGGAGCGGATTTGATTGAGCTGGGCATACCATTTTCCGATCCGGTGGCGGAGGGAATTGTCATCCAGGAGGCTGACCTTCGGGCCCTGGCCTCCGGAACCACCACAGATAAAATATTTGATACGGTGCGCCGGATACGTCAAAAAACGGATGTGC
Coding sequences within:
- a CDS encoding anthranilate synthase component I, producing MIIPACNEILSLSGEYDIIPICREIYADVVTPITLLRRIAERSSRFYLLESIEGGEKWGRYSFLGYNPVMRVACRCGKVKIESHVSRFPSREIQTDHPMDVLREILAQYKSPRLKGQPPFTGGFVGYFAYAMIEYAEPTLHISRGGANDFDLMLFDKVIAYDHLKQKIQIVVNMKTGRTERGICEELERCKGRKRCEGRENGNTSGGLEYLMKEYKRACEEIQEMASLISDTAPLKRLSSPEKPSFVCSVSKEEFCGTVEKTKEYILDGDIFQAVISRQFTSSYEGSLLNAYRVLRTTNPSPYMVYMNIDQDEIISTSPETLVRLENGRLTTFPVAGSRPRGAGDEEDRRLEEELLADEKELSEHNMLVDLGRNDIGRIAEFGSVEVTEYKMIHKYSKIMHICSQVEGNIKPGLDGCSAVEALLPAGTLSGAPKIRACEIIEKLESVPRGIYGGALGYLDFTGNLDTCIAIRMAVKQAGKVTVQAGGGIVADSVPELEYEESANKAKAVIQAILQAGEVDDR
- the trpB gene encoding tryptophan synthase subunit beta, producing the protein MSRGRFGIHGGQFIPETLMSAVTELEEAYEYYKKDPQFKAELKYLLEEYTGRPSRLYYAEKMTKDLGGARIYLKREDLNHTGSHKINNALGQVLLAKKMGKTRVIAETGAGQHGVATATAAALLGLECEVYMGKEDTDRQALNVYRMELLGAKVHPVTSGTQTLKDAVNETLREWTNRISDTHYVIGSVMGPHPFPMMVRDFQSVISREIKEQLMEKEGKLPDMVIACVGGGSNAMGAFYEFIDEKDVKLVGCEAAGRGVETEQTAATIATGRLGIFHGMKSYFCQDEYGQIAPVYSISAGLDYPGIGPEHAQLHDSGRAQYVPVTDDEAVDSFEYLSRMEGIIPAVESAHAVAYARKIAGSMDKDQIIVINLSGRGDKDVAAIARYKGVELYE
- the trpC gene encoding indole-3-glycerol phosphate synthase TrpC; protein product: MILDTIARSAGKRVEQRKQVKPLEQVMKEAFKCREREGIKREDIKGEDGTGGGYSFKAALSKPGVSFICEVKKASPSKGLIAPDFPYVEIARQYQEAGADAVSVLTEPEFFLGADRYLEEIHGEIGLPLLRKDFTVDEYQIYEAKVLGASAVLLICSLLDMEQLKRYMGICGRLGLNSLVEAHTDREVAMAAEAGADIIGINNRNLDTFEVDFTNALRLRKLVDRGTIFVAESGIRTPEDIELLAENQVDAVLVGETLMRAADKKQALRELKSRIR
- a CDS encoding anthranilate synthase component II, which encodes MIVLIDNYDSFSYNLVQMIGSIEPDIKVVRNDQVTVDDIESMKPSHLILSPGPGYPRDAGILEEAVIKLKGKMPILGVCLGHQGICEAFGGTIAHAKKLMHGKQSDIRLDSHIKEEKSGLPEKMGCGCRLFEGLPSVIPAARYHSLSAVPESLPEELEVVALDCMEGEVMAVSHRDYPIYGLQFHPESILTPDGRKILENFLNIGMIQAM
- a CDS encoding phosphoribosylanthranilate isomerase, which encodes MKTCRLKICGLSRFGDILAANDILPDYIGFVFAESSRRVTPDKAAQLRRELDKRIRAVGVFVKAPMEEILELAGHREKERVIDLIQLHGDEDEAYIRQLKKHTPLPVIKAVRVRSREQILKAQELSCDYLLLDTYTKGRYGGSGTQFDWNMIPELKKPYFLAGGIHLGNIRQAASHGPYCIDVSSAVETGGRKDRRKMEEIAQVLR
- the trpD gene encoding anthranilate phosphoribosyltransferase, whose protein sequence is MIQKAIHELVENKNLDFETTKEVMDEIMSGNATQAQISSFLTALRMKGETIDEITACATVMRDKAVKLSPPFPVMDIVGTGGDEVGTFNISTTSAFVAAAGGIRVAKHGNRSVSSKSGAADVLERLGAELALTAEQAETVLEDTGMCFLFAPAYHSSMKYAAPVRKEIGIRSIFNILGPLSNPAGASMQLLGVYSRDLVEPLAQVLANLGVTRGMVVCGGDGLDEATLTGPTHVCEIRYGKITAYDMTPEELGLTVCNLEELIGGTPEENAQITRNILSGSLKGPKRDVVVLNAAISLYLGIDDCTVRDCVKTAQDMIDSGAAMAKMEEFIQATKKAAGEVKAS